The Nocardia vinacea genome contains the following window.
CAGCCAAACTCGGTAACGAGGCGTTCCTGGCCAAGGCGCCCGATCAGGTGGTCGACAAGATCAAGGGACGTCGCGATGTCGCCGAGGGCGAAGTCGCGCGCATCGGTGCCCGGCTCGCGGAACTGAGCGGCAAATGAACGACGAACCAGAACCGCAGTACGCCGACGACGAGCATCGCAAGCGGCGGCTGGGATCCGGGCCGTCCCCGGTGGACCTGGCCGAAATGGCGTTGGTCGAGGCGGAATTGGACCGGCGCTGGCCGGAGACCAAGATCGAGCCCTCGCTCACCCGCATCACGACGCTGATGGACCTGCTCGGCTCGCCCCAGCAGAACTATCCGGCCATCCACATCGCGGGCACCAATGGTAAGACCTCGGTGACCAGGATGATCGATGCGCTGCTGACCGCGCTGCATCGGCGCACCGGCCGGATCACCAGCCCGCATCTGCAGCTGGCCACGGAGCGGATCAGCATCGACAACGCGCCGATCACCCCGGCCGAGTACGTGGCGACCTATCGCGAACTGCTGCCCTATATCGAGATGATCGACAAGCAGTCCGCCGCCGCGGACGGTCCGGCCATGAGCAAGTTCGAGGTGCTCACCGGCATGGCCTATGCCGCCTTCGCGGAGGCGCCGGTGGATGTCGCGGTCGTCGAGACCGGTATGGGCGGCCGTTGGGACGCGACCAATGTCATCGACGGACAGGTCGCGGTGATCACCCCGATCGGCCTGGACCACACCGATTTCCTCGGCGACGATCTCGCATCCATCGCGGGGGAGAAGGCCGGGATCATCAAACGTGCCCCGGAGAGCCTGGTGCCGCGCGATACCGTCGCCGTCATCGCCGAACAGGAACCCGAGGCCATGGATGTGCTGCTGCGCCGGGCCGTCGAGGTCGATGCCGCAGTGGCGCGCGAGGGTTCGGAGTTCCGGGTACTGGCCCGCCAGATCGCGGTCGGCGGCCAGCAGCTCGAATTACAGGGTCTCGGAGGGGTTTACGACGAGATCTTCCTGCCGCTGCACGGTGAGCACCAGGCCCGCAATGCGGTGCTCGCGCTGGCCGCGGTCGAGGCGTTCTTCGGCGCGGGTGCGGATCGGCAGCTCGATATCGAGGCGGTGCGGGCGGGGTTCGCGAGTGTCACCAGCCCTGGCCGGATGGAGCGGATGCGCAATGCCCCGACCATCTTCATCGACGCCGCGCACAATCCGGCGGGTGCGCAGGCCCTGGCCGCGGCGCTGACCGCCGAATTCGACTTCCGCAAGCTGGTCGGCGTCGTCGCGGTGCTCGGCGACAAGGACGTGGCGGGCATGTTGGACGCGCTGGAGCCGGTACTCGACGAGATCGTCGTCACCAACAATGGTTCGCCGCGCGCCATGGATGTCGAACGCCTCGCCGACCTCGCGGTGCAGCGCTTCGGTGACGAAAGAGTGGTCACCGCCGAGACCCTGCCCGATGCCCTGGAAACGGCCATTGCCATTGCCGAGGAGGTCGGCGATTCGGGCGAGATGGTTTCCGGCGCGGGCGTCGTGGTAACCGGATCTGTGGTCACTGCCGGTGCTGCGCGCGCCCTGTTCGGGAAGGACCCGGCATGAGCGAACGCAGTGAGCGAATCATGTGCCAGCGCGCATCGGCGCATGCCGGAGCCGAGCGCCAGCGAGGCGCAGGCATGAGCTGCGCGGTTCGGATGCGGCAGCATGCGTAAGCACGTGGGGCCCGCGAATGCCGAGAAGGAGACAGCGTGACCGAATCGACCGGCGACGCCGCCGAGCCCGAGCGGGCCGACGGCGAGCCGCAGGCCCCCCCGCCCGCCGCAGACCCGTGGAAGGGTCTGCGCGGCGTCATGGCGGGCACGCTGATCCTCGAGGCGATCACGGTGCTGCTCGCATTGCCCGTGGTCGGGTCGGTCGGCGGCGGTATCGGCTGGTTCTCCGGCAGCTACCTTGTCGTCCTCGCGCTGGTGATGATCCTCGGCGCCGGACTACAACGCCGCCCATGGGCCATCCCGTTCAATCTAGGACTGCAGGTCCTGCTGATCCTCGGTGTCTTCGTGCACATCTCCATCGGCGTCATGGGTGTCTTCTTCGCCGTCGTCTGGGGCTTCATCCTGGTGCTGCGCGCCGACGTCAAGCGCCGGATGGAACTCGGTCTGCTGCCCAGTCAACGCTAGCGACTGCTTGCAGGTCGCTCGAAAAGGTCAGCATCCAGGGCTCTTCATAGCCGCCGGTTCGGTAACCGGGGGCAGTGCCGATTAGGCTGTGCGCCGTGACTGAGCAGACGTTGGTACTCATCAAGCCGGACGGTGTGGCCCGTGGCCTCGTCGGTGAGGTGCTGGCCCGGATCGAGCGCAAGGGGCTGAAGATCGCCGCCCTGGAGCTGAAGCAGGTATCCGACGAGTTGGCGCGCGGCCACTACGCCGAACATGCCGAGAAGCCGTTCTTCGGTTCCTTGATCGAGTTCATCACCTCCGGCCCGGTCGTCGCGGCCATCTTGGAGGGCCCGCGCGCCATTGCGGCGTTCCGTCAGATCGCCGGCGGCACCGATCCGGTCGAGAAGGCCGTCCCCGGCAGCATTCGCGGCGACCTCGCGCTGGAGACCCAGGAGAACCTGGTGCACGGCTCCGATTCGCCGGAATCGGCCAAGCGGGAAATCGCTCTCTGGTTTCCCGAGTTCCCGGCCTGATAGAGCCCTGAGGCGTGAGCTGCGCGAACGGGCAATACGGCCGGCGTCGCCGCGGGACGGTGCCGAGCGCCAGCGAGGCCAAGTCGTGCGGCGATGGCGAGACGTCGCCGCACTATGTGGGATACTGACAGTGGTTGCTGACGATACCGACTGTTCGCGCAGGTACGCGGACGATCGGTGCCGGCCGGTAACCGGATGACACTGCGGTTCGATGCCGATCATCGCTGCTACGAACAGCTGGCCCGTTGCTGGGGCCGGGGGTTCGCGCCGGCACGCTGGATGAGCGCTCGCGCCGTGGAGTTCAGCCAACAGCCAGGCGCCGCGTGACCAGTTAGCCCGACCGACGTAAACCATGGGTGTTAACCGGACACGCGGGGCGAGACCACTTGACCTTGCGCCAACCGCGTGAGGTGAACGGACAGTGCCCCCGCGTCGGCCGCGTCACTCCTGCCAGGAGGGACGCGCCCGGGGACCCGAGGAGACTTCGTGGCCGATCAAGAGCCGCTGACAACAACATCACAGGATGCCGAACAATTGCCGGAGCGAATCCGAGTTCACGCGCTTGCCAAGCGGCTGGGGGTAACCAGCAAACGCATCTTGGCCAAGCTCGCCGAGTTGGGTGCCGACG
Protein-coding sequences here:
- the ndk gene encoding nucleoside-diphosphate kinase; the encoded protein is MTEQTLVLIKPDGVARGLVGEVLARIERKGLKIAALELKQVSDELARGHYAEHAEKPFFGSLIEFITSGPVVAAILEGPRAIAAFRQIAGGTDPVEKAVPGSIRGDLALETQENLVHGSDSPESAKREIALWFPEFPA
- the folC gene encoding bifunctional tetrahydrofolate synthase/dihydrofolate synthase, with product MNDEPEPQYADDEHRKRRLGSGPSPVDLAEMALVEAELDRRWPETKIEPSLTRITTLMDLLGSPQQNYPAIHIAGTNGKTSVTRMIDALLTALHRRTGRITSPHLQLATERISIDNAPITPAEYVATYRELLPYIEMIDKQSAAADGPAMSKFEVLTGMAYAAFAEAPVDVAVVETGMGGRWDATNVIDGQVAVITPIGLDHTDFLGDDLASIAGEKAGIIKRAPESLVPRDTVAVIAEQEPEAMDVLLRRAVEVDAAVAREGSEFRVLARQIAVGGQQLELQGLGGVYDEIFLPLHGEHQARNAVLALAAVEAFFGAGADRQLDIEAVRAGFASVTSPGRMERMRNAPTIFIDAAHNPAGAQALAAALTAEFDFRKLVGVVAVLGDKDVAGMLDALEPVLDEIVVTNNGSPRAMDVERLADLAVQRFGDERVVTAETLPDALETAIAIAEEVGDSGEMVSGAGVVVTGSVVTAGAARALFGKDPA
- a CDS encoding DUF4233 domain-containing protein codes for the protein MAGTLILEAITVLLALPVVGSVGGGIGWFSGSYLVVLALVMILGAGLQRRPWAIPFNLGLQVLLILGVFVHISIGVMGVFFAVVWGFILVLRADVKRRMELGLLPSQR